The Streptomyces sp. NBC_00335 DNA window ACCGCCGCGGCGCGGGCAGACGTACGCCGGGACGGACCGGCAGGTGCGCGGCAAGCTCCTCGCGGTGCTGCGCGAGGCGGTCGGCGCCGTGCCGCAGTCCCTCCTGGACACCGTCTGGGACGAGCCCGTACAGCGGGCCCGCGCGCTCGACGGGCTGGTCTCGGACGGGCTGGTGGAGCCGCTGCCCGGACTCATGTACCGGCTCCCGGCCGCCCCCGCCAAGGCTCCCACCGACCCGGCCACCGCAACTCCCTGAAACTGACTCAGGGATTCCGTTTGGCCGGAGAAACCGCAGCTCACGGGCGCTGTTACATAACCTATGGGTGTCCGTGCGTCCACCGAAGGCTCACCCGCACAGGGTCGTGACAACGCCTCCGTACCGTCGAATCCGTAAGGCAGCGGATGAGCGGTTGGTCGGAACGGAGGCGGTCTGAGATGGCGCACGGCGAGGTACTCGAATTCGAAGAGTACGTACGCACCCGGCAGGACGCGCTGCTGCGCAGTGCCCGTCGCCTGGTTCCGGACCCGACCGACGCACAGGACCTCCTGCAGACCGCGCTCGTGCGCACCTACGGCCGCTGGGACGGCATCGCCGACAAGTCCCTTGCCGACGCGTACCTGCGCCGTGTCATGATCAACACCCGTACCGAATGGTGGCGGGCCCGCAAGCTCGACGAGGTTCCCACCGAGCAGCTCCCCGACGCCTCCGTCGAGGACGGTTCGGACCAGCGCGCCGACCGCGCCCTGCTCATGGACATCCTCAAGGTGCTCGCGCCCAAGCAGCGCAGTGTGGTGGTGCTGCGACACTGGGAGCAGATGAGCACCGAGGAGACGGCCGCGGCGCTCGGCATGTCGGCGGGAACCGTGAAGAGCACTCTGCACCGCGCACTGGCCCGGCTCCGGCAGGAACTGGAGAGCCGGGACCTGGACATGCGCGCGCTGGAGCGCGGTGACCACACCATCCGGTACGAGGGGCGTGAGCGGTGCGCGGCCTGATTGGCCCAAGACTGAGCGGCAAGAGCTCGGTGGTACTCATGTCGGCGGGGACGATCGTCCTCGTCGGCACCGTGCTGTTCGCGGTCGGCTGCTCGACGGGGGGCACGGGGCTGCGGGACGGCGGCCCGGCCCGTACGGAGTCGGTGGCCAAGACCGCGGCCCCCTCCTCGGCGCCCTCGGAACACGACGCGAGCGCCGCCACCCCCCTCACCCCCCGGGCCTCCGGCAAGCCCGCCGCCAAGGTCGACCCGATCGCCCTGGTCAAGGCGGACCCCAAGGTCAGCTCCGAGGTCAAGCGGGACCTGAAGCCCTGCTCCGGCAACGAGTACCCGGTGGACGTCAGCTACGGGAAGATCACCGGCGGCCCCGAGGTCGACATCGTGGTCAACGTCCTGTCCTGCGCCGACGCGCTCGGCCGCGGATCGTTCGTGTACCGCGCGGACGGGGCCTCGTACGAGAATGTTTTCTCGGACGAGCAGCCGCCCGTCTACGCCGAGATCGACCGGGGCGACCTGGTCGTCACCAAGCCGGTCTACGGGAAGAGCGACGCGCTCTCCTACCCCTCGGGCGAAGACCTGATCACGTACCGCTGGAACGGGGAGCGGTTCACCGAGCAGGACCGGGTGCACACCGACTACAGCAGCGTGGTCGACGGCGGGACGGCCCCCGCCCCGGCCGTCAGCCCAAAGGGCTGAACCACCCGAAGAGCCGGACGAAGAACCACCCGAAGAGCCGGGCGACCTGAAGAACCCGGCATCCGAAAGACCGAAGCACCGAGCAACCGAAGCACCGAGTACCGAGGCGAGGCGAGGCTCCCGATGGCCGAGACCCATGTGCTGTTCGTGGAGGACGACGACGTCATCCGTGAGGCCACGACCCTGGCGCTGGAACGCGACGGGTTCGTGGTCACGGCCATGCCCGACGGGCTGTCCGGTCTGGAGTCCTTCCGGGCCGACCGGCCCGACATCGCGCTGCTCGACGTGATGGTGCCGGGGATGGACGGCGTGAGCCTGTGCCGCCGCATCCGCGACGAGTCCACCGTTCCCGTCATCATGCTGTCGGCGCGCGCCGACTCCATCGACGTGGTGCTGGGCCTGGAGGCGGGCGCCGACGACTACGTCACCAAGCCCTTCGACGGCTCCGTCCTCGTGGCCCGCATCCGCGCGGTGCTGCGCCGCTTCGGCCACGCCGGCGGCCCGCAGGGCGGCGGGTCCGAGGAGGACGCCGGCGAGCGCGGGGTGCTGCTCTTCGGCGACCTGGAGGTCGACACGGAGGGCATGGAGGTGCGCAAGGCGGGCGTCCCGGTGGCACTGACCCCCACCGAGATGCGGCTGCTGCTGGAGTTCTCCACCTCCCCCGGCACCGTGCTCTCGCGCGACCGGCTGCTGGAGCGGGTCTGGGACTACGACTGGGGCGGCGACACCCGCGTCGTGGACGTCCACGTCCAGCGGCTGCGCACCAAGATCGGCCAGGACCGGATCGAAACGGTCCGGGGATTCGGATACAAGCTCAAGGCCTGATGCCTTGAGGAGGACGAGCACGGGGGACGAGCGCGGGAATGAAATCTGAATGAAGCGGTTCACCCTGCGGACCGGGATCCGCTGGAAGATCACGCTCGCCATCGCGTCGGTGGGCGCGCTGACCGCCATCGCACTGAGCCTGGTGGTGCACAGCGCTGCCCGCGTATCGATGCTGGAGAGCGCGCGCGAGGTGCAGCTCGACCGGGTGCAGTTCATCTCCCGCATCGCCGAGGCCGGCCGCAAGCCCCTCATGGGCGCCAAGCTCAACGACCCGGACCTGCCCGGTGAGCTGCGCGAGAAGGCCCGGTCCGGGCGGCGCGGCACCTACGTCCAGGACAACCCGCGCGGGCTCCCCGAGGTGTGGGCGGCCGTACCGCTCGGCAACGGGCAGGTGCTGTCGCTGCACACGCAGTTCCGGGAGAGCGCCAACATGGTGCGCGACCTGGACCGGGCCCTGGTCATCGGCTCCCTGGCCGTGGTCATCGGCGGCTCTGCGCTCGGCGTGCTCATCGGCGGCCAGATCTCGCGCCGGCTGCGCAAGGCCGCGGCCGCCGCGCAGCGGGTGGCGCACGGGGATCCCGAGGTACGGGTGCGGGACGCGGTCGGGGGCGTCGTGCGCGACGAGACCGACGACCTCGCGCGGGCGGTCGACGCGATGGCGGACGCCCTCCAGCAGCGGCTGGAAGCGGAGCGGCGGGTGACCGCCGACATCGCGCACGAGCTGCGCACCCCGGTGACCGGCCTGCTCACGGCCGCGGAGCTGCTCCCGCCGGGCCGGCCGACCGAGCTCGTGCGGGACCGCGCGCAGGCGCTGCGGGCGCTGGTCGAGGACGTGCTGGAGGTGGCCCGGCTGGACAGCGCGTCCGAGCGGGCGGAGCTCCAGGAGGTGGCGCTGGGCGAGTTCGTGCAGCGCCGGGTCAGGTCGCTGATGCCGGAGGCGAGGGTACGGATCGTCGCCGACGAGATCGTCAGCACCGATCCGCGCCGCCTGGAGCGGATCCTCGGCAACCTGCTGGCGAACGCCGCGCGGTACGGGCGGGCGCCGGTCCAGGTGGATGTCGAAGGCCGGGTCGTACGGGTCCGGGACCACGGGCCGGGCTTCCCCGAGGCCCTGCTCCAGGAGGGCCCGAGCCGCTTCCGGACCGGGTCCACGGACCGGGCCGGGGTGGGGCACGGGCTGGGGCTGACCATCGCGGAGGGGCAGGCGCGGGTGCTGGGCGCCCGGCTGACGTTCCGCAACGTGGCGGCCCCCGGCGGCTTCGACCAGGGCGGCTCTGCGGCGGGGGCGGTGGCGGTGCTGTGGCTGCCGGAGCACGCGCCGACGGCGACGGGGAGCTTCCCGATCGTCCGCCGGGAGGACTGAGCGGGACGGAGCGGGACCGGGCGGGACGGAGCGGCACCCGGGCGGGACCGGGCAGGACCGGGCGGGGGGCCGGCGCCCGTACCGCCCGCGATCGGTGTCGTATCGCGACACTCGGCTGTTCGATTGAGGACGCCGATGTTTTAGCATCCGAACCATGACTGACGGTACGGATCGCCCGCACAGCCCCCAGCCCGAGCCCGCGCCGGAGAGCGGCGGCTACGGGTTCCCGCCGGGGATACCCGCGCCGGGCGGCTACGGGTTCCCGCCCGGCCGGCCCGAGCAGCACGACCCGCAGGACCCGTACGGCCAACACGAGCAGCACGGCCGGCAGGATCAGTACGGGCAACAGGACCAGCAGCCGGGCCCGCCCGCGCCCGGCGGCGGCCACGGCTACGGCTTCCCGCCCGGCCGGCCCGACGAGACCGCGCCCGGCGACGGCCAGGGCTACGGCTACCCGCAAGCCGGTGGTTACGGCTACCCGCAGGGCGGCGGCTACGGCTACCCGCCGAGCCCGCCCGCGGCCGGCGCCTTCGGTCCCCCGATGCCCTTCTTCGAGGAGCCCGGCCACAACGGACCCGGCCAGGACCTGCCGCCCGTGGCCTTCGGCGATCAGCCCGACTGGGAGGCGATGGCCGACCGGTCGGCCTCCGAGCGGCGCAAGAAGCGGCTGTGGATGGTGGGCGCAGCGGTGACCGTCGTCCTGCTGCTCGCCGGCGGCGGCACGTTCTTCGTGCTGCGGGACGGCAAGGCGGGCAAGAACGACGTGGCCGACAACGCTCCCGCCACGTCCGCGTCCCCGTCCCCGTCCGGATCCGGGTCGCCCGACCCCGACGCCTCACCGTCGAAGAGCTACTCCCCGACCGTGTCGAGCGACGTCTCCCTGCTCAGGGACGGCGTCGGCAAGACCAACATCCGCATGGGCCCCGATGCCGCGGTGCCCAAGGTGGACACGCGCTTCGAGCTCACCCTCAAGGGCAATCCGAACTCGTACGCCCAGGCCACCGAGCCGGGGGTGGACACGACCAAGAGCTTCTCCCTCTCGGCCCGCGTCAACAACGCCTCCACGGCGAAGGGCGCGCACATCGTGATGAGCCAGGGCACCGGGGATTCGTTCGCCTTCGAGCTCGGCGCCGACGAGGTGAACGGCAAGCAGGCCTGGGTGTTCCGCGTGCGGACCAACGAGAAGGGCGCCACGCCCACGGTGGTGACGGTCTCCTCCCAGGGGAGGAAGACGGTCAAGACCTGGGCGGTGCTGACGGCCGTCCACGACGCCGAGAAGAAAATGATCTACCTCTACGTGGAGGGCAAGAAGGCCGGCGAGGCCCCGGTCCCGGGGATCTGGCAGAACTCCGGCCCCCTGCAGCTCGGCCGGGCCCGTCACCAGGACGCGTGGGCCGGTGCGTTCAAGGGTGCGATGAACTACATCCGGATCTACGAATCGGCCTTCACGCCCGAGCAGGCCACCGCCTACCGCAAGGGCCAGCTGGACGCCGCGGCCCGCGCGACCGCGACCCACGCCTGGGTGACCGGCTGATCAGATGGTGACGCCGACCGTACGCAGGAAGGACACCGGGTTCACGGCCGAGCCGTAGTTCGGGGTGGTCCGGATCTCGAAGTGGAGGTGCGGGCCGCTCGAATTGCCGGTGTTGCCGGAGAGGGCGATCTGCTCGCCCTTGGAGACCTTCTCGCCGATCTTGACCTGGATCTTCGAGAGGTGCGCGTACTGGGAGTACGTGTTGTTCGCGTGCTTGATCACGATGGCGTTGCCGTAGGCCGGGCCGTCGCCGCCGCCGTTGGGGCCGGCCTTGACCACGGTGCCCGCCGAGACGGCGTCGACCGGGGTGCCGACCGGGACGGCGAAGTCCTGGCCGGAGTGCTTGTGCGACCACATGGTGCCGCCCTTGCCGAAGGTCGCGGAGAGCGTGTACTTCGACACCGGCTTCTCCCACAGGGCGGCCGGCTTCGCGGCGATCGCGGCCTGGGCGGCGGCCTGCTCGGAGACCAGCTGGACCGTACCGGTCAGCTCGGCCTGGGGCACCTCGTCGGCGAAGGCGGCGGTCGTTCCGGCACCGAGGGCCAGGGCCGCACCGAGGGCGGTGGCGCCGATGGCGATACGGGTACGACGGATGCTGACGCGCTTCGCGGACATGAAGGAGACCTCCGGGCCGGGGACGGGGAACGGTGCTGCGGGGTGCTGCGGAGTGCTGCGGGCAAGAAAGGACCCGGCACGCTGAGCAGGTGCCGGGCTTGCTTGCTCATCCTTGGTAACCCGGGCACCCCGGCTTCCCCAAACCTCCCCGGTACTACCCGGGCTCGTAGGTGCGGAGGGGGCTGTCAGCCCTGTTGACCGCCTCCCCACTGGCCCAGCGGTAGGGCAAATGGGACATGGATCTCTACGAATGCTCCTAGTAGGTCCGATTTGCCCTGTGCGGCTTGTCACCGGCCCGGGACCTCCGCCGACCCCCCGCCGGGACCAAAGCCCTGCGACCCACGTCACGCCGAAGCTACGCTCCGGCTCGTGGACGCATCCGTGATCGGGATCCGGCTGGCCTCGGGGTTCGTGGCCCCCCTCGTGAAACAGCTTTTCCGGGCGGAGGGAGCGGGCGCCGGCCTCGTGGACCGGCCCGTGCGGATCTCCGCGTACGTCTCCCTGCACGAGCAGCGCGTGCTGTCCCGGTACGACCTGCGCCGACTGGCCGACAAGCTCGTCAGGGGGGCCTTACGGGCCCCCGGCGAGGAACCGCTGCCGCCGGGCGAGGAGGCGGGCGTCGCGGCCGCGCTGGCCGCCACCCTGTACTCCCTCGGGACCCTGTCCCTGGAGGACGCCCAGGCGGTGGAGATGGGCGCGCGGGCCTTCGCCGCCGAACTGCGCAGGGCGGCGCCTGCCACGGGCCTGGGCCGGGACGCCGAGCTCTTCCACGACCGCCTGCTGGAGACCACCTGCCTGCACATCCTGCAGTTCTTCACGACCCGCTCCACCTACATCCCGAGGGCCCTGGTCGAGCAGGCCCGCCGCCTGGCCGAGCTGATCGCCAAGATCGACGTCCTGCTGGACCGGATCCCCCGCCAGGACGGCCGCGACGCGGAGTTCGAGGCGAGGTACCGGGAGTACCTCGCCCGACGGCACGGCACCCTGACGATCTTCGGGCTCGACCTGCCGCCCGGCTCGGCCCGCTGGCCGCTGGAGGCGGCGTACGTGAGCCTGGAGCTGGTCGCCCCCGGCCCGTCCTGGGGCGCCCTGGGCGCGGGGGGCGGCCTGTCCTTGACCGCGACTCCCCGGGGGCCGCACGCCGACTTACGCGCTTCCTCGGACCCGTGGATGGCCGAGGGCTTACGCGTCCTCCTGCGCGGCGAGGCCGGGTCCGGCAAGACCACGCTGATCCAGCAGCTCGCCGTCTCCGCCGGCCGGGAGGGGGGCGGGGCCGACGTCGTCCCGTACGTACTGCCCCTACGGACCCTGAGCAGGCACGAGGCGCCCCTGCCCGCCGCCAAGGACTTCCTGGCCGCCACCTCGCTCAAGGGGCAGGCTCCGGAGGGCTGGGAGGACCGGGTCCTGCGCGCGGGACGCGGCCTGGTCCTGGTCGACGGCATCGACGAGATCCCGGAGGGCGAGCGGGCCCGGGCCCGGGACTGGCTCGTCGACCTCTTCGCCGCCTACCCCGGCAACCGGTGGCTGGTCACCTCCCGGCCCTCGGCGGTCCGCCAGGACTGGCTCGCCGGCGAGGAGTTCGCCGAGCTGGCCCTCGTCCCCATGAACCGGGCCGCCGTGGCCGCCTTCGTCACCCGCTGGCACGCGGCGGCCGAAGCCGGCGAGCACCTCCGCGACCAGCTGCTGGAATCCCTGGCCACCAAACCGGAGCTGGCCCGGCTCGCCACCAACCCGCTGCTGTGCGGGCTGATCTGCGCCCTGCACCGCGAACGCCGGGGCTTCCTGCCCTCGGGCCGCAGGGAGCTCTACACGGCCGCCCTGTCGATGCTGCTGTACCGCCGCGACCGCGAGCGGGAGCTGCGCCTGCCGGAACTCGCCGAGGAGCCGCAGCTCCAGCTCCTCCAGCGGCTCGCGTACTGGCTGATCCGCAACGGCCGCACGCAGATCTCCCGGAAACGGGCCGAGGAGCTGATCGCCGCCGCGCTGCCCGCCGTACCCGCCGCGCAGGTGCTCGGCGACGCCCCGGCCGTACTGCAGCACTTCCTGGAGCGGACCGGGCTCCTGCGCGCGCCCACGGAAGACACCCTGGAGTTCGTCCACCGCACCTTCCAGGACTTCCTCGGGGCCCGGGCCGCCCTGGACGAGGGCGGTCTCGGCGAGCTGACCCGGCACGCGGACGACGATCAGTGGGAGGACGTCATCCGCATGGCGGTCGCCCAGGGCCGCCCCCACGACCGCGAGGCGATCATCGGCGACCTGCTGGTCCGCGACTCCGACCGGTCGGTGCTGCTGGCCCTCGCGTCACTGGAATACGCGGCCGAACTGGAGCCCGGTCTGCGCCAGGACGTCCACAAGGCCGCCCTGCGCCTCATTCCCCCGAAGAACGAGGAGGCGGCGCGCTCGCTCGGCCGGATCGGGCCGCTGGTCCTGGAGCTGCTGCCGCCCACCGGGAAGACGGTCCGCATCGCCCGCCTCTCGGTGATCGCGGCGGCGGAGACGCGGGCCGAGGCGGCGGTCGGCTACCTCGCCGGCTACTGCCTGCACCCCAACGAACAGGTCCGCGCGACACTGACCAAGGCCTGGGAACGGTTCGACAGCGAGCACTACGCGGCCCAAGTCCTCGCGCGCATGGTCCCTCCCCCCGGCGATCTCGTCATCACCCGGGACGCCGATCTCGCGGCGCTGACGGGCTTCACCGGCCCGCCCGGCCTGTACGTCAACCACGAGGTGAGCCGGGACGCCCTGACCCGCTTCCTGGCCCGCCAGCCCGTGTCGGGCCTCGTCCTGCGGCGGTTCTCCGGCGGGGCCGACGCCGGGTTCCTGCGCGGCCAGTCCTCGCTGCGGTCGCTCGAGATCACCGTATGGCCCGAGCTGCGGGACCTGAGCGCGCTGCACGGGCTGCCCCTGGAGGACGTGACCCTCGACCTCGGCAACGACGTCCCCCTCGGGCCGGCGCTCGCCGCCTGGCCCCGGCTGCGTGCGTTCACCCTGCACTCGGGGCAGGGTCCGTGGTCCTTCGCCGAC harbors:
- a CDS encoding SigE family RNA polymerase sigma factor translates to MAHGEVLEFEEYVRTRQDALLRSARRLVPDPTDAQDLLQTALVRTYGRWDGIADKSLADAYLRRVMINTRTEWWRARKLDEVPTEQLPDASVEDGSDQRADRALLMDILKVLAPKQRSVVVLRHWEQMSTEETAAALGMSAGTVKSTLHRALARLRQELESRDLDMRALERGDHTIRYEGRERCAA
- the cseB gene encoding two-component system response regulator CseB; the encoded protein is MAETHVLFVEDDDVIREATTLALERDGFVVTAMPDGLSGLESFRADRPDIALLDVMVPGMDGVSLCRRIRDESTVPVIMLSARADSIDVVLGLEAGADDYVTKPFDGSVLVARIRAVLRRFGHAGGPQGGGSEEDAGERGVLLFGDLEVDTEGMEVRKAGVPVALTPTEMRLLLEFSTSPGTVLSRDRLLERVWDYDWGGDTRVVDVHVQRLRTKIGQDRIETVRGFGYKLKA
- the cseC gene encoding two-component system sensor histidine kinase CseC; the protein is MKRFTLRTGIRWKITLAIASVGALTAIALSLVVHSAARVSMLESAREVQLDRVQFISRIAEAGRKPLMGAKLNDPDLPGELREKARSGRRGTYVQDNPRGLPEVWAAVPLGNGQVLSLHTQFRESANMVRDLDRALVIGSLAVVIGGSALGVLIGGQISRRLRKAAAAAQRVAHGDPEVRVRDAVGGVVRDETDDLARAVDAMADALQQRLEAERRVTADIAHELRTPVTGLLTAAELLPPGRPTELVRDRAQALRALVEDVLEVARLDSASERAELQEVALGEFVQRRVRSLMPEARVRIVADEIVSTDPRRLERILGNLLANAARYGRAPVQVDVEGRVVRVRDHGPGFPEALLQEGPSRFRTGSTDRAGVGHGLGLTIAEGQARVLGARLTFRNVAAPGGFDQGGSAAGAVAVLWLPEHAPTATGSFPIVRRED
- a CDS encoding LamG-like jellyroll fold domain-containing protein — translated: MTDGTDRPHSPQPEPAPESGGYGFPPGIPAPGGYGFPPGRPEQHDPQDPYGQHEQHGRQDQYGQQDQQPGPPAPGGGHGYGFPPGRPDETAPGDGQGYGYPQAGGYGYPQGGGYGYPPSPPAAGAFGPPMPFFEEPGHNGPGQDLPPVAFGDQPDWEAMADRSASERRKKRLWMVGAAVTVVLLLAGGGTFFVLRDGKAGKNDVADNAPATSASPSPSGSGSPDPDASPSKSYSPTVSSDVSLLRDGVGKTNIRMGPDAAVPKVDTRFELTLKGNPNSYAQATEPGVDTTKSFSLSARVNNASTAKGAHIVMSQGTGDSFAFELGADEVNGKQAWVFRVRTNEKGATPTVVTVSSQGRKTVKTWAVLTAVHDAEKKMIYLYVEGKKAGEAPVPGIWQNSGPLQLGRARHQDAWAGAFKGAMNYIRIYESAFTPEQATAYRKGQLDAAARATATHAWVTG
- a CDS encoding M23 family metallopeptidase, which gives rise to MSAKRVSIRRTRIAIGATALGAALALGAGTTAAFADEVPQAELTGTVQLVSEQAAAQAAIAAKPAALWEKPVSKYTLSATFGKGGTMWSHKHSGQDFAVPVGTPVDAVSAGTVVKAGPNGGGDGPAYGNAIVIKHANNTYSQYAHLSKIQVKIGEKVSKGEQIALSGNTGNSSGPHLHFEIRTTPNYGSAVNPVSFLRTVGVTI
- a CDS encoding NACHT domain-containing protein produces the protein MDASVIGIRLASGFVAPLVKQLFRAEGAGAGLVDRPVRISAYVSLHEQRVLSRYDLRRLADKLVRGALRAPGEEPLPPGEEAGVAAALAATLYSLGTLSLEDAQAVEMGARAFAAELRRAAPATGLGRDAELFHDRLLETTCLHILQFFTTRSTYIPRALVEQARRLAELIAKIDVLLDRIPRQDGRDAEFEARYREYLARRHGTLTIFGLDLPPGSARWPLEAAYVSLELVAPGPSWGALGAGGGLSLTATPRGPHADLRASSDPWMAEGLRVLLRGEAGSGKTTLIQQLAVSAGREGGGADVVPYVLPLRTLSRHEAPLPAAKDFLAATSLKGQAPEGWEDRVLRAGRGLVLVDGIDEIPEGERARARDWLVDLFAAYPGNRWLVTSRPSAVRQDWLAGEEFAELALVPMNRAAVAAFVTRWHAAAEAGEHLRDQLLESLATKPELARLATNPLLCGLICALHRERRGFLPSGRRELYTAALSMLLYRRDRERELRLPELAEEPQLQLLQRLAYWLIRNGRTQISRKRAEELIAAALPAVPAAQVLGDAPAVLQHFLERTGLLRAPTEDTLEFVHRTFQDFLGARAALDEGGLGELTRHADDDQWEDVIRMAVAQGRPHDREAIIGDLLVRDSDRSVLLALASLEYAAELEPGLRQDVHKAALRLIPPKNEEAARSLGRIGPLVLELLPPTGKTVRIARLSVIAAAETRAEAAVGYLAGYCLHPNEQVRATLTKAWERFDSEHYAAQVLARMVPPPGDLVITRDADLAALTGFTGPPGLYVNHEVSRDALTRFLARQPVSGLVLRRFSGGADAGFLRGQSSLRSLEITVWPELRDLSALHGLPLEDVTLDLGNDVPLGPALAAWPRLRAFTLHSGQGPWSFADFSPEAPLEALHLDDADPDLAGLGRLTSLRRLWLGRGWRPSGKAAWAELSALAGLEEIAVHTAALAGLAAYAHLPALRTVMVYDDEAWDSALRSQVARSFPEAALKPVTQAYEGAYEE